The following are encoded in a window of Streptomyces sp. 11x1 genomic DNA:
- a CDS encoding ATP-binding protein yields MPRTRASASPLFVPRKASRAEQRAARAGFAEARRQARLAGAPPKRRGEETFDPELRPTYPPSGRPGSSSARGGKLSLPAHRMTTATVSGAYPFLAEGGLGAEGIFIGRDVHAEAAFCYDPFSLYSSGRIEGFTNPNAVLAGIIGMGKSALAKSIATRAIAHGYRVYVPCDPKGEWTAVAQALGGYSIALGPGLPGRLNPLDAPARPASVSEDDWSTEVRKRRLLLLAGLARTVLKRDLQPMEHTALDLALDLVVTEAEAGGTVPLLGEIAHTLGSPEHLDRALGDQTGRMGPAAQDLAHALRRLVHGDLSGMFDAPSTVAFDPTTPMLSIDLSRLGGSGDDTALVLAMTCASAWMESALADPDGGRRWVIYDEAWRVMRHVGLLERMQSQWKLSRGLGIANLMVIHRLSDLLSAGDAGSRGRVLAEGLLADCSTRIIYRQEPDQLAAAASLLGLTGIETQAVSALTKGRGLWKVAGRSFITQHILHPAERELFDTDARMHADPREFTATDGSSVPGPGREARQ; encoded by the coding sequence ATGCCCCGTACCCGCGCCAGCGCCTCCCCCTTGTTCGTCCCCCGCAAGGCGTCGCGGGCCGAGCAGCGCGCCGCCCGCGCCGGTTTCGCCGAGGCCCGGCGCCAGGCCCGCCTCGCCGGAGCCCCGCCCAAGCGCCGCGGCGAGGAGACCTTCGACCCGGAGCTGCGGCCGACCTACCCGCCGTCCGGACGCCCCGGCTCCTCCTCGGCACGCGGCGGCAAGCTCAGCCTGCCCGCCCACCGGATGACCACCGCCACCGTGTCCGGGGCGTATCCCTTCCTCGCCGAGGGCGGACTGGGCGCGGAGGGCATCTTCATCGGCCGCGACGTCCACGCGGAGGCCGCGTTCTGCTACGACCCGTTCTCGCTGTACAGCAGCGGCCGGATCGAGGGCTTCACCAATCCCAACGCGGTCCTGGCCGGGATCATCGGCATGGGCAAGTCCGCGCTGGCCAAGTCCATCGCCACCCGGGCGATCGCCCACGGTTACCGGGTCTACGTGCCCTGCGATCCCAAGGGTGAGTGGACGGCCGTCGCGCAGGCTCTCGGCGGCTACAGCATCGCCTTGGGCCCGGGGCTTCCGGGCAGGCTGAACCCCCTGGATGCCCCGGCCCGGCCCGCCTCGGTGAGCGAGGACGACTGGTCGACCGAGGTCCGCAAGCGCCGTCTCCTTCTCCTGGCCGGCCTCGCGCGCACCGTGCTGAAGCGCGATCTCCAGCCGATGGAACACACGGCTCTCGACCTCGCGCTGGACCTGGTCGTCACGGAAGCCGAGGCAGGCGGCACCGTGCCCCTGCTCGGCGAGATCGCGCACACCCTCGGCTCACCCGAGCACCTTGACCGGGCTCTCGGCGACCAGACCGGGCGCATGGGGCCCGCCGCGCAGGACCTCGCGCATGCCCTGCGCCGTCTCGTCCACGGCGACCTGAGCGGCATGTTCGACGCTCCCTCCACCGTGGCCTTCGACCCGACCACCCCGATGCTGTCCATCGACCTCTCCCGCCTCGGCGGCTCGGGCGACGACACCGCGCTGGTCCTCGCGATGACCTGCGCGAGCGCCTGGATGGAGTCCGCGCTCGCCGACCCGGACGGCGGCCGACGCTGGGTGATCTACGACGAGGCATGGCGCGTGATGCGGCACGTCGGCCTGCTGGAGCGCATGCAGAGCCAGTGGAAGCTCAGCCGCGGGCTCGGCATCGCCAACCTGATGGTCATCCACCGCCTCAGCGACCTGCTGAGCGCGGGCGACGCCGGCTCACGCGGCCGGGTACTGGCCGAGGGCCTCCTCGCCGACTGCAGCACCCGCATCATCTACCGCCAGGAACCCGACCAGCTCGCCGCCGCCGCGTCGCTACTCGGCCTGACTGGTATCGAAACCCAGGCCGTGTCCGCCCTGACCAAGGGCCGTGGCCTGTGGAAAGTCGCAGGTCGGAGCTTCATCACGCAGCACATCCTGCATCCGGCCGAGCGCGAACTGTTCGACACGGACGCCCGGATGCATGCAGACCCCCGCGAGTTCACCGCAACTGACGGATCTTCCGTTCCTGGACCGGGCAGGGAGGCGCGGCAGTGA
- a CDS encoding DUF6238 family protein, which produces MSRTASPTAQDFVPFATAALDFHRALNVPGGPLVTTRAELDALHAHLVSLYGLLDAHATRTGRLTPIEGDQLSAARTRVWQAADHVHAAYHAAPRPGSGEVPDREACQAGLPEGAPELTICQRHQRTAHLVRRRTTPADLHAPFTGLVRH; this is translated from the coding sequence ATGTCCCGCACCGCCAGCCCGACCGCGCAGGACTTCGTGCCCTTCGCCACCGCCGCGCTCGACTTCCACCGCGCGCTCAATGTGCCAGGCGGTCCTCTCGTCACCACCCGCGCCGAACTGGACGCCCTGCACGCCCACCTTGTCTCGCTGTACGGCCTGCTCGACGCCCACGCCACCCGCACGGGCCGGCTCACACCGATCGAGGGCGACCAGCTGAGCGCCGCCCGCACCCGGGTCTGGCAGGCCGCCGACCACGTCCACGCCGCCTACCACGCGGCCCCCCGGCCCGGCTCCGGCGAGGTGCCCGACCGTGAGGCGTGCCAGGCCGGCCTGCCGGAAGGCGCACCAGAGCTGACCATCTGCCAGCGCCACCAGCGCACCGCTCACCTGGTCCGACGCCGTACCACCCCGGCCGACCTCCACGCCCCGTTCACCGGGCTCGTCCGCCACTGA